The following coding sequences lie in one Pontibacter sp. G13 genomic window:
- a CDS encoding T9SS type A sorting domain-containing protein, with protein MRFYFTLLPQSQILAWLLAIVLLPTSLLGQQYQLSNAIEVQNAQGQPLRYPWAGGFNVTQFSNIDMNLDGVQDLVAFNQDGSSFTVFLHTGGVGQIDYEYAPEYAANFDSCDCIQWALLKDYNCDGLPDIWCGRGVGQNFKLYKQVIYGDSVGFELVMDPILSYTNSPQYLYQERTDIPAIVDVDNDGDIDVVASTSGFNFFLLHRNVAMETLGRCDTLIYERESGCWGGFLESGSGNTIVTKDTIACPRTGGGRDPIDPANRHVGSTLLVEDFNADSLVDVMIGDISYSTAVVSYNAGTMTDAEMDSVEADYPQLDSMIDVEVFPAFFYVDVNNDQVRDLVIGPNTSQGGETVNNIVLYQNLGFDNDVQFTFDNRGFLANEQIDAGVASAPAFFDHNQDGLMDLVIGSRIATEKFQDTVQYYYTIMLFENIGTLDKPIFKLIDDNYLNIQSFSPPLSDVTLAFGDLDGDNDDDLLVGNTAGTIYHFINTANPNQPANFVAASNPKLLDDIGIEIDVTVASAPELYDIDGDDDLDLFIGQRGGTIYFYENIGTQNSPSFQFVTEKFGDVRVYNDYLSPVSGYAKPRFLDFDNDTSVDLLVGAEDGKVYVFLQAVAGLNDSLEVAYDMGDFGSLSAPASATIDSTGKPVLIVGTERGGLLLHQFVPAVVVDTTDSTSTHLPPLEEKSFFNLYPNPTEGIANLEFNEPASRTIRVWNTVGQQVFEVRSQAQQVILSLEHLNAGMYIVEILEPHRRGLTKLLIGN; from the coding sequence ATGAGATTCTATTTTACCCTCTTACCCCAAAGCCAAATTTTGGCTTGGTTGCTGGCAATCGTCCTCCTTCCGACATCGCTCTTGGGTCAGCAATATCAATTGAGTAATGCCATCGAAGTGCAAAATGCCCAAGGCCAACCTTTGCGTTATCCTTGGGCGGGCGGATTCAATGTGACCCAGTTTTCCAACATTGACATGAACTTGGACGGGGTACAGGATCTGGTTGCCTTTAATCAAGATGGCTCTAGCTTCACGGTATTTCTCCATACTGGAGGAGTAGGCCAAATTGACTACGAGTACGCACCGGAGTATGCCGCCAATTTTGACAGTTGCGACTGTATCCAATGGGCTTTGCTGAAAGATTACAACTGTGATGGATTGCCAGACATCTGGTGCGGGCGAGGAGTAGGTCAGAATTTCAAATTGTACAAACAGGTCATCTATGGAGATAGTGTTGGCTTTGAACTGGTCATGGACCCGATTTTGTCTTACACCAACTCTCCTCAATATTTGTATCAAGAAAGGACTGACATTCCGGCCATCGTGGATGTCGATAATGATGGCGATATAGATGTCGTGGCCAGTACCTCTGGGTTCAACTTTTTCCTTCTCCACCGAAATGTGGCCATGGAAACCCTGGGACGTTGCGATACCCTGATCTACGAGCGGGAGTCTGGATGCTGGGGAGGATTTTTGGAAAGCGGCTCAGGAAACACCATCGTGACCAAGGATACGATTGCCTGTCCTAGAACTGGTGGCGGAAGAGATCCGATCGATCCTGCCAACCGACATGTTGGGTCTACACTCCTGGTAGAAGACTTCAATGCCGATAGCCTGGTAGACGTGATGATTGGAGATATCTCCTACTCAACCGCTGTCGTCTCCTACAATGCAGGGACGATGACTGATGCAGAAATGGACAGTGTGGAAGCAGATTATCCGCAGCTTGATTCGATGATCGATGTGGAAGTATTCCCAGCTTTCTTTTATGTGGACGTGAACAATGACCAAGTACGGGATCTAGTCATCGGCCCCAATACCAGTCAAGGTGGAGAGACAGTGAATAACATTGTACTCTATCAAAATTTGGGTTTCGACAACGATGTACAATTCACCTTTGACAATCGAGGATTTCTGGCGAATGAACAAATTGATGCGGGCGTAGCATCTGCTCCAGCATTTTTTGACCATAACCAAGACGGCCTGATGGATCTCGTCATCGGTAGCCGGATTGCCACGGAGAAATTCCAAGATACCGTCCAGTACTACTATACAATCATGCTTTTCGAGAATATTGGCACCTTGGACAAGCCGATCTTCAAACTCATTGATGACAATTATCTCAACATTCAAAGCTTCAGCCCTCCGCTTTCTGATGTGACATTAGCTTTCGGTGACTTGGATGGAGACAATGATGATGACCTCTTGGTGGGCAACACTGCGGGTACCATTTATCATTTCATCAATACAGCCAATCCGAACCAGCCTGCCAATTTTGTCGCAGCTTCCAATCCGAAGCTCCTCGATGATATTGGAATTGAAATAGATGTCACTGTCGCGAGTGCACCCGAACTGTATGACATTGACGGTGATGATGACCTGGATCTTTTCATTGGACAAAGAGGGGGAACCATCTATTTCTATGAGAATATCGGCACTCAGAATTCACCTTCCTTCCAATTCGTTACGGAGAAGTTTGGAGATGTAAGAGTCTACAATGACTACCTGAGCCCAGTATCCGGCTACGCAAAACCTCGTTTCCTAGATTTTGACAATGATACCTCGGTAGATCTTCTGGTGGGTGCGGAAGATGGTAAAGTTTATGTCTTCCTTCAGGCTGTAGCGGGATTAAATGATTCTCTGGAGGTGGCATACGATATGGGAGATTTTGGGTCTTTATCTGCTCCGGCATCCGCTACGATCGATTCCACCGGAAAGCCTGTCCTCATCGTAGGCACAGAACGTGGTGGTCTATTGCTTCATCAATTTGTCCCCGCTGTGGTGGTCGATACGACAGACTCTACGAGCACCCACCTTCCTCCTTTGGAAGAAAAATCATTCTTCAACCTGTACCCAAATCCAACCGAAGGAATTGCCAATCTGGAATTCAACGAGCCTGCTAGCCGAACCATCAGAGTTTGGAACACGGTAGGGCAGCAAGTATTTGAGGTGCGAAGCCAGGCACAGCAGGTGATTCTCTCTTTGGAGCATCTGAACGCTGGCATGTATATCGTAGAAATCTTGGAACCCCATAGACGAGGGTTAACGAAATTGCTGATAGGCAATTAA
- the murF gene encoding UDP-N-acetylmuramoyl-tripeptide--D-alanyl-D-alanine ligase, whose product MYSTSDLLALFHEHPAVSTDTRKIQAGDLYVALKGARFDGNQYAQNALETGASFAIVDDASVIPENDDRYILVENGLKALQDLATAYRREFDIPIIGITGSNGKTTTKELMHAVLATEKKAYATAGNFNNHIGVPLTLLGMPRDTEIAIIEMGANQPRDIAELSTIAEPTHGVITNIGHSHLERLGSIDGVQKVKGELPDFIRAHDGLFFQNAADERVVATSQGIKQLVSFGTQDSDYWAEIEKHELTGMTLNIHAQSGEAFRVESQMSGSYNAHNMLAAAVIGLTMGISVKGVQGGIAGYVPTNNRSQIIRKGEHVIWMDAYNANPSSMKAAIRHLFDVQPEGVALVLGDMFELGEESKELHADLGKFISAFTPVMTVGVGSEMHAMIDQLSSPKRHYLDITEAAPTIWQDLASAKVILIKGSRGMALEKVMELHPLNS is encoded by the coding sequence ATGTATTCCACCTCCGATCTTCTTGCCTTGTTTCACGAACACCCTGCTGTTTCTACAGATACTCGCAAGATTCAAGCTGGCGATCTCTACGTTGCACTCAAGGGCGCTCGATTTGATGGGAATCAATATGCACAGAATGCACTTGAAACAGGGGCATCCTTTGCGATTGTAGATGATGCCTCGGTGATTCCAGAAAATGATGATCGGTATATCCTTGTGGAGAATGGGCTGAAAGCACTCCAAGATTTGGCCACTGCCTACAGAAGAGAGTTTGATATCCCAATCATTGGGATCACTGGCAGCAATGGGAAAACCACCACCAAGGAGTTGATGCACGCAGTATTGGCTACCGAGAAAAAGGCCTATGCGACTGCTGGCAATTTCAACAATCATATTGGGGTTCCATTGACATTGCTCGGGATGCCTCGTGATACTGAAATCGCCATTATAGAAATGGGGGCCAATCAACCTCGAGACATTGCAGAGCTTTCTACAATCGCTGAGCCTACCCACGGGGTGATTACCAACATCGGCCATTCGCACCTTGAAAGATTGGGAAGCATTGACGGCGTACAAAAGGTGAAAGGGGAATTGCCTGATTTTATCCGTGCGCATGATGGGCTCTTTTTCCAAAACGCCGCAGATGAAAGAGTCGTGGCAACTTCTCAGGGGATTAAGCAATTGGTCTCTTTCGGAACTCAGGATTCAGATTATTGGGCTGAGATAGAGAAACATGAACTCACGGGAATGACCCTGAATATCCATGCCCAATCAGGAGAAGCCTTCCGTGTGGAATCGCAAATGAGTGGAAGCTATAATGCGCACAATATGTTGGCGGCGGCAGTGATTGGCTTGACGATGGGAATTTCTGTGAAAGGGGTCCAAGGAGGGATTGCAGGATACGTTCCTACTAACAATCGTTCGCAAATTATTCGAAAAGGCGAGCACGTGATTTGGATGGATGCCTATAATGCGAATCCCTCTTCTATGAAGGCTGCGATCCGGCATCTGTTCGATGTACAGCCAGAAGGGGTCGCCCTTGTTTTGGGGGACATGTTCGAGCTAGGGGAAGAATCCAAAGAGTTGCATGCCGATTTGGGTAAGTTCATCTCAGCATTTACCCCAGTGATGACAGTTGGAGTGGGATCCGAAATGCATGCCATGATCGATCAATTGTCTTCCCCCAAACGACATTATCTTGATATCACGGAAGCAGCTCCCACCATCTGGCAGGATCTGGCATCTGCGAAGGTCATTTTGATCAAAGGCTCGAGAGGAATGGCCCTAGAGAAGGTGATGGAATTACATCCCCTCAACTCCTGA
- the ricT gene encoding regulatory iron-sulfur-containing complex subunit RicT yields MGCGSCASGSCGAGCGQNGGCATGGCNKLNTYDWLNNMLPPDQTEVDNIYEVRFKNTRKGFYRNVNGLRLFIGDPVVVESDRGYDVGVLSLGGVMAQFQMKKKGGLKPLKDIPRIYRKANENDLELLESVRKREHETMVRTREIINELNLDMKLSDVEFQGDNAKAIFYYIADHRVDFRELIKVLAREFRIRVEMKQIGLRHEAGLVGGIGSCGRELCCSTWLTEFKTVSTSAARYQNLSLNPMKISGLCGRLKCCLNFELDVYMDALEGFPKADSIDTEKGRAFLQKTDIFKGKMWFSYPSETTWYPLTTEEVKVYISLNDAGKKGEALVAKEPAPGELGDSPDFEKDHFDFVDVVGKNVPAPEQKKKGRGGNSQNRRGGNRKNNRQQGSRRQRPSASGNKQQAPGNQQKTEPKAGNGNRQKRAPQGNAQAKSNNRRRTNKPAQQEQKGGNPKSGNPQAKQKRTPNPQNGGAKKGPSNNPQNRRRKPKPKPPKDSSDT; encoded by the coding sequence ATGGGATGTGGATCTTGCGCAAGCGGTAGCTGTGGAGCTGGATGCGGCCAAAATGGCGGATGCGCCACCGGCGGATGCAACAAGCTCAACACCTACGACTGGCTCAATAACATGCTCCCTCCAGATCAGACGGAGGTTGACAATATTTACGAAGTTCGATTCAAAAATACCCGCAAGGGCTTCTATCGCAATGTCAATGGGCTACGCCTATTCATTGGAGACCCTGTTGTGGTAGAAAGCGATCGTGGCTATGATGTAGGCGTGCTTTCTCTTGGAGGGGTCATGGCCCAATTCCAAATGAAGAAGAAAGGGGGACTCAAACCGCTCAAGGATATTCCCCGAATCTATCGAAAAGCCAACGAAAACGATCTGGAACTGCTCGAGTCCGTCCGGAAACGAGAGCACGAAACCATGGTACGCACCCGCGAAATCATCAATGAGCTGAATCTCGATATGAAGCTCAGCGATGTGGAATTTCAAGGTGACAACGCCAAGGCCATTTTCTATTACATCGCCGACCATCGAGTCGATTTCCGAGAACTCATTAAAGTACTTGCTCGGGAATTTCGTATCCGTGTGGAAATGAAGCAGATTGGCCTGCGCCATGAAGCAGGATTGGTAGGGGGAATCGGGTCTTGTGGCCGTGAACTTTGCTGTTCTACTTGGTTGACAGAATTCAAAACCGTTTCCACCTCAGCCGCTCGATACCAAAATCTGTCCCTCAACCCCATGAAGATTTCAGGGTTGTGTGGTCGCCTGAAGTGCTGCCTAAACTTCGAACTCGATGTCTACATGGATGCCTTGGAAGGATTTCCAAAGGCTGACTCTATCGACACCGAAAAGGGCAGAGCATTTCTCCAGAAGACAGATATCTTCAAAGGGAAAATGTGGTTCAGCTATCCATCTGAAACCACTTGGTATCCTTTGACCACCGAAGAGGTCAAGGTGTACATCTCTCTGAATGATGCTGGAAAGAAAGGTGAGGCACTAGTAGCCAAGGAACCTGCACCAGGTGAGCTTGGCGATTCCCCAGACTTTGAAAAAGATCACTTCGATTTTGTCGATGTAGTGGGTAAAAATGTACCCGCTCCTGAGCAGAAGAAAAAAGGTCGGGGAGGTAATAGCCAGAACCGAAGAGGCGGCAATCGCAAAAACAACCGCCAGCAGGGCAGTCGACGTCAAAGACCAAGTGCCAGCGGCAATAAACAGCAAGCCCCAGGTAATCAGCAAAAGACTGAACCAAAGGCAGGAAATGGCAACCGGCAAAAGCGCGCCCCACAAGGCAATGCCCAAGCTAAATCCAATAATCGCCGCAGAACCAACAAGCCTGCTCAACAGGAGCAAAAGGGAGGGAACCCAAAATCGGGCAATCCTCAGGCTAAACAAAAACGCACGCCAAATCCTCAAAACGGAGGCGCCAAAAAAGGGCCATCTAACAATCCGCAAAACCGGAGAAGAAAGCCCAAACCAAAACCGCCCAAAGATTCGAGCGATACATGA